In Planctomycetota bacterium, one DNA window encodes the following:
- a CDS encoding XTP/dITP diphosphatase, translated as MARTVVIATRNRKKFEEMAVLLGGLDLEVRSLADFPGVPTVPETGDTFEENAKAKALGYAQATGQWALADDSGLEVDALGGRPGVRSSRWGGEEGNDDLNNRTLLEALADHPKETWTARYRCVVALATPDRVLLVAEGACEGRITDRPAGANGFGYDPYFFVPSEGRTMAQLAPSAKNRLSHRGRAIRALKRRLKKLL; from the coding sequence ATGGCGCGAACGGTGGTGATCGCGACGCGGAACCGCAAGAAGTTCGAGGAGATGGCCGTCCTCCTGGGCGGGCTGGACCTGGAGGTCCGCTCGCTGGCGGATTTTCCCGGCGTGCCGACCGTCCCCGAGACGGGCGACACGTTCGAGGAAAACGCGAAGGCCAAGGCGCTCGGTTACGCCCAGGCGACGGGCCAGTGGGCCCTGGCCGACGACTCGGGCCTCGAGGTGGACGCGCTCGGCGGTCGGCCGGGCGTCCGCTCGTCCCGCTGGGGCGGCGAGGAAGGAAACGACGACCTCAACAACCGCACGCTCCTGGAGGCGCTCGCGGACCATCCGAAAGAGACGTGGACGGCCCGATACCGGTGTGTGGTCGCCCTGGCCACGCCGGACCGCGTCCTCCTCGTGGCCGAAGGGGCCTGTGAGGGGCGGATCACGGACCGGCCCGCGGGCGCGAACGGCTTCGGGTACGACCCCTATTTCTTCGTGCCCTCGGAGGGGCGGACGATGGCCCAACTGGCGCCGTCGGCGAAGAACCGTCTGAGCCACCGCGGCCGGGCGATCCGGGCCCTGAAACGCCGGCTGAAAAAACTCTTGTAG
- a CDS encoding arginine decarboxylase, pyruvoyl-dependent, producing the protein MVPKQVFFTKGVGIHREKLASFELALRDAGIEKYNLVRVSSIFPPGCKIVPREKGLAQLPPGQIVYCVIAQAADNEPNRLVAASIGLAVPAEGTQYGYLSEHHAFGQTGAIAGDYAEDLAATMLATTLGLEFDPESAYDERKQIYLMSGKIVTTRNVTQSDECCKLGRWTTVLAAAVFVTGQQDLFE; encoded by the coding sequence ATGGTGCCAAAGCAGGTGTTCTTCACGAAGGGCGTGGGGATTCACCGCGAGAAACTGGCGAGTTTCGAGTTGGCGCTGCGCGACGCCGGCATCGAGAAATACAACCTCGTGCGCGTCTCCAGCATCTTTCCGCCCGGATGCAAGATCGTGCCGCGAGAAAAGGGCCTCGCCCAACTGCCCCCCGGACAAATCGTTTACTGCGTGATTGCTCAGGCGGCCGACAACGAGCCGAACCGTCTGGTGGCCGCCTCCATCGGCCTGGCGGTTCCCGCCGAGGGAACGCAGTACGGGTATCTCTCGGAGCATCACGCGTTCGGGCAGACGGGCGCCATCGCCGGCGACTACGCCGAGGACCTGGCCGCCACCATGCTCGCCACCACCCTGGGACTCGAGTTCGACCCCGAATCGGCCTACGACGAACGCAAACAGATCTACCTGATGAGCGGCAAGATCGTCACCACGCGCAACGTCACCCAGAGCGACGAGTGCTGCAAACTCGGACGATGGACCACCGTCCTCGCCGCCGCCGTCTTCGTCACCGGACAGCAGGACCTCTTCGAATAG